Proteins found in one Pseudochaenichthys georgianus chromosome 13, fPseGeo1.2, whole genome shotgun sequence genomic segment:
- the tmem160 gene encoding transmembrane protein 160, giving the protein MAFLTLFMRRQFPPALSHFARTVRSLARPPAARAPLLRRLHGSPRLRLGEKEPWLKSRGPEQHQLSDLDKADALMLRKSHETGFLSWFRNGLLSTGIGVIAFVQSDVGREAGYAFFILGGVCVSFGGASYLGSLLALRRMMLLSVPALLLQSAAVVSVALFWLCAVSLYIGRLEVEIIHEDEEDEEDDDECRECRERREHRGYRGSHNGRHHNSEDNDSKGPNK; this is encoded by the exons ATGGCTTTTCTCACTTTGTTCATGAGAAGGCAGTTTCCGCCGGCCTTGTCGCACTTCGCCCGGACGGTGAGGAGTCTGGCCCGGCCTCCCGCCGCCAGAGCCCCGCTCCTCCGGCGGCTGCACGGCTCTCCCCGGCTGCGGCTCGGAGAGAAGGAGCCGTGGCTGAAGAGCCGGGGCCCGGAGCAGCACCAGCTCTCAGACCTCGACAAGGCCGACGCTTTG ATGCTGCGAAAGTCCCATGAGACAG GATTCCTCTCGTGGTTCAGGAACGGTCTGCTGTCGACTGGGATCGGAGTCATCGCATTTGTCCAGAGCGATGTGGGGCGAGAAGCAGGATATG CCTTCTTCATcctggggggtgtgtgtgtgtcgtttgGCGGGGCCTCGTACCTTGGCAGCCTGTTGGCCCTGCGGAGGATGATGCTGCTGTCTGTGCCAGCGCTGCTGCTCCAGAGCGCTGCGGTGGTCAGCGTCGCCCTCTTCTGGCTCTGTGCGGTATCGCTCTACATCGGCCGTCTGGAGGTGGAGATCATccacgaggacgaagaggacgaagaggatgacGACGAGTGCCGGGAGTGCCGCGAAAGGCGAGAACACCGTGGTTACCGTGGCTCCCACAACGGCAGACATCACAACAGTGAGGACAATGACAGCAAGGGGCCGAACAAGTAG